A genomic region of Metopolophium dirhodum isolate CAU chromosome 1, ASM1992520v1, whole genome shotgun sequence contains the following coding sequences:
- the LOC132944522 gene encoding uncharacterized protein LOC132944522: MDNAPYHSVKKDLVPTTAWKKDDIINWLKSKDIVFDKPMLKFQLLDKVNEIKPLHNKYVIVEEALKTNRHVLRLPPYHCELNPIELAWSVVKNHVKQKNTTFNLNYVKKLLIEGVQKVTSDMWANFDRHTIKEEDKLYEIDLITEIMLENEESHIMTITGDTSSDFSDG, encoded by the coding sequence ATGGACAATGCACCGTACCATTCTGTCAAAAAAGACCTGGTTCCTACAACGGCTTGGAAAAAAGACGACATAATAAATTGGTTGAAGTCTAAAGATATTGTTTTCGATAAACCGATGTTGAAATTTCAATTGCTTGATAAGGTAAACGAAATTAAACCTCTtcacaataaatatgtaattgtcGAAGAAGCTTTGAAAACAAATCGACATGTATTACGTTTGCCACCTTACCATTGTGAACTTAATCCAATAGAACTTGCGTGGTCTGTAGTAAAGAATCATGTTAAgcaaaaaaatacaacatttaacctaaattatgttaaaaaattgcTGATTGAAGGTGTCCAGAAAGTGACTTCTGACATGTGGGCCAATTTCGATCGTCATACTATCAAAGAAGAAGACAAATTGTATGAAATCGACTTAATCACAGAAATTATGTTGGAAAATGAAGAATCACATATTATGACAATAACTGGTGACACTTCTTCTGATTTTTCTGACgggtaa
- the LOC132944529 gene encoding uncharacterized protein LOC132944529, translating into MGNLPKFRLQQVKPFTAVGVDYAGPILLKPSTTRITVPCQAYICLFVCMSTKALHLELASDLSTETFLMAFSRFISRRGPIQKMHSDCGTNFVGASKLFETVDKFTQSTEHQEKCRSFLTARNICWHFNPPSTPHFGGLWEAGVKSTKTLIHRTIGLHRLKYEELSTILTRIEATLNSRPLSALSPDPLDFDALTPSHFLTLMPSTANVDPSLDNIPTSHYKRWKLILELHNYFWKRWKNEYLQTLGFRVSVTEHGTGNSPVRHRTRDRLK; encoded by the coding sequence ATGGGAAATTTGCCAAAATTCCGTTTACAGCAAGTAAAGCCATTCACCGCAGTCGGGGTCGACTACGCTGGTCCAATCCTGTTAAAACCGTCAACAACACGCATAACTGTACCATGCCAGGCATACATATGCCTCTTCGTCTGCATGTCAACAAAGGCGCTACATCTTGAACTCGCCTCAGACTTGTCCACTGAGACTTTTCTGATGGCTTTTAGTCGTTTTATTTCACGCCGAGGCCCAATCCAAAAGATGCACAGTGACTGTGGAACCAACTTTGTAGGTGCCTCCAAGTTGTTTGAAACAGTTGATAAATTCACGCAATCCACTGAACACCAGGAAAAGTGTAGGAGTTTTCTGACAGCGCGGAACATCTGCTGGCACTTCAATCCACCATCCACACCTCACTTCGGAGGTCTTTGGGAGGCTGGAGTGAAGTCAACAAAAACATTGATTCACAGAACTATCGGTCTCCATCGACTCAAGTACGAAGAACTCAGTACCATTTTAACTCGGATCGAAGCCACACTAAATTCACGGCCGTTGAGTGCACTCAGTCCTGATCCATTGGACTTCGATGCACTGACGCCCAGTCATTTCCTTACACTGATGCCCAGCACTGCAAACGTCGATCCGAGCTTGGATAACATACCAACGTCACATTATAAACGCTGGAAACTAATTTTGGAGCTACACAACTACTTTTGGAAACGTTGGAAAAACGAATATCTACAGACTCTCGGGTTTCGGGTTTCTGTCACAGAACACGGCACCGGTAACTCACCAGTCCGTCACAGAACACGAGACCGGCTGAAATAA
- the LOC132944535 gene encoding uncharacterized protein LOC132944535 encodes MGPAAVMTPKSVTSMLVTSESTLEQSLSKFWELEEPPHIHNLSPDEIHAERIFTCSVKRLASGRFSIALPLKHPRPILGDSRSMAQTRFRYLERRLSQNEELSQQYKEFMRDNLVSQHMEVVPTNQIMTPYCYYIPHHCIMRPESKTTKLRVVFDVSAVTTTGQSLNTNLYTGRKLQQDLPRILIRARVHQVLFTADIKQMYRQIEIHSEDRDYLRILWRFEPDEPITEYRLCTVTYGTSSAPHQALRTLQHLAKIEATTFPIAAQILMQDTFVDDILTGADSPEAVLVQQSQLIALCKQGQFQLWKWASNSPVILQAVSDNERSMSTDVLFDDELEAGLKILGMQWNPKQDNFSYSFQCSTRVFCRGHIDLLTC; translated from the coding sequence ATGGGACCAGCTGCTGTAATGACACCCAAGTCAGTCACGTCAATGTTAGTCACCTCTGAGTCGACACTTGAACAGTCCCTGTCAAAATTCTGGGAGTTGGAGGAGCCACCCCATATACACAATTTGAGCCCAGATGAAATCCACGCAGAAAGAATATTCACATGCTCGGTGAAACGTCTGGCCTCTGGTCGATTTAGCATTGCACTACCATTGAAACATCCTCGCCCAATCCTCGGAGATTCTCGGAGCATGGCTCAAACGCGATTTCGGTACTTGGAACGCCGATTGTCGCAAAATGAAGAGCTTTCCCAACAATATAAGGAGTTCATGAGAGACAACCTTGTGAGTCAACATATGGAGGTAGTCCCGACGAATCAAATAATGACTCCATATTGCTACTACATCCCACACCACTGCATCATGCGTCCCGAGAGTAAGACAACTAAACTCCGAGTCGTCTTTGATGTATCTGCTGTGACCACCACGGGACAATCACTCAATACCAACTTGTACACAGGTCGCAAGCTTCAACAGGACTTACCACGTATTCTGATCCGTGCCCGAGTACACCAGGTTCTGTTTACAGCTGACATCAAGCAAATGTATAGACAAATTGAAATTCATTCTGAAGACCGTGATTATTTACGGATTCTTTGGCGATTTGAACCTGATGAACCAATAACAGAATACCGTCTCTGTACAGTAACATATGGTACCTCTTCTGCTCCACATCAAGCATTGCGAACCTTACAACACCTAGCGAAGATCGAGGCGACAACATTCCCCATCGCTGCTCAGATCCTCATGCAAGACACATTTGTGGATGATATACTCACGGGGGCCGATTCTCCAGAAGCAGTTTTAGTGCAACAATCACAATTAATTGCTCTATGCAAACAAGGCCAATTTCAACTTTGGAAATGGGCCAGCAACTCTCCCGTGATCCTTCAGGCTGTATCGGACAATGAGCGCTCCATGTCGACTGATGTACTATTCGACGATGAGCTGGAGGCTGGGCTGAAAATCCTCGGGATGCAATGGAATCCAAAACAAGATAATTTCTCTTACAGCTTTCAGTGTAGCACCCGAGTCTTCTGCCGAGGACACATCGATTTACTCACTTGCTAA